A genomic window from Flavobacterium phycosphaerae includes:
- a CDS encoding FAD-binding oxidoreductase, with amino-acid sequence MSLNPEIIQKLTAIVGEAFIFTDMATRNHYGHDETEDYVFPPSVVVKPANPQEIAAILKVANDYKIPTTPIGARTGLSGGALSIYEGIGLSTERLNKILEIDEQNLQVTVEPAVINQVLREAVAEKGLFYPVDPSSMGSCWIGGNIAENAGGARALKYGVTKDYVLNLEVVLPNGEIIWTGANTLKNSTGYNLTQLMVGSEGTLGVITKAVLKLLPKNNHNVLMLVPFYKANEACEAVSAIFRAGITPSALEFMERDAIDWTLRFVEGISVTIKPEHQAHLLIEVDGNYPDILMQEAEKILSVVEQFEIDEVLFADTEDQKNALWKMRRSVAEAVKSNSVYKEEDTVVPRYMLPELLSGIKRIGAKYGFKSVCYGHAGDGNLHVNIIKGEMTDDNWKKQVPLGIREIFELTVSLKGTLSGEHGIGYVQKNFMDIAFSRTHLELMESIKRVFDPNNVLNPGKIFPDEL; translated from the coding sequence ATGTCACTCAATCCCGAAATAATTCAAAAACTTACCGCCATAGTAGGCGAAGCTTTCATTTTTACTGATATGGCTACTCGTAACCACTACGGTCACGACGAAACCGAAGATTATGTTTTTCCGCCCAGCGTTGTGGTAAAACCTGCCAACCCGCAGGAAATTGCCGCCATACTAAAAGTAGCCAACGACTATAAAATTCCTACCACACCCATAGGAGCCCGAACCGGTTTGAGCGGCGGGGCGTTAAGCATTTATGAGGGTATCGGACTGTCAACAGAACGGTTGAATAAAATACTTGAAATTGACGAACAGAACCTCCAAGTTACTGTAGAACCGGCAGTTATCAATCAAGTCTTGCGCGAAGCCGTAGCCGAAAAAGGCTTGTTTTACCCGGTCGACCCAAGCAGTATGGGCAGTTGTTGGATAGGAGGCAATATAGCCGAAAACGCCGGAGGAGCCAGAGCTTTAAAATATGGCGTGACTAAAGATTATGTCCTCAATTTAGAAGTGGTATTGCCTAACGGTGAAATCATTTGGACGGGAGCCAACACCTTGAAAAACTCTACAGGATACAATTTGACCCAATTAATGGTAGGCAGCGAAGGTACTTTGGGTGTGATTACCAAAGCCGTATTAAAGTTGTTGCCCAAGAACAATCATAACGTATTAATGTTGGTACCGTTTTACAAAGCCAATGAAGCTTGTGAAGCCGTGTCAGCCATTTTCCGTGCCGGAATTACGCCGAGTGCTTTAGAATTTATGGAGCGCGACGCCATCGATTGGACGCTTCGATTTGTAGAAGGCATCAGCGTAACCATCAAACCCGAGCATCAGGCGCACTTGCTGATTGAAGTAGATGGCAATTACCCCGATATTTTGATGCAGGAAGCCGAGAAGATATTGTCGGTGGTAGAGCAGTTTGAAATAGATGAAGTGTTATTTGCCGATACCGAAGACCAAAAGAACGCCTTATGGAAAATGAGACGCTCTGTGGCCGAGGCGGTCAAATCGAATTCAGTTTACAAAGAAGAAGATACTGTGGTGCCCCGCTATATGTTGCCCGAATTGCTGAGCGGCATCAAACGAATTGGTGCTAAATACGGCTTCAAATCGGTTTGCTACGGCCATGCCGGCGATGGGAATTTGCATGTGAACATCATTAAAGGCGAGATGACCGATGACAATTGGAAGAAACAAGTGCCCTTAGGTATCAGAGAAATTTTCGAGTTAACCGTTTCGCTCAAAGGAACATTATCAGGCGAACACGGCATAGGGTATGTGCAAAAAAACTTTATGGATATAGCGTTTTCGCGTACGCATTTAGAACTGATGGAAAGCATCAAGCGAGTATTTGACCCCAACAATGTTTTAAATCCCGGGAAGATATTTCCGGATGAATTATAA
- a CDS encoding ABC-F family ATP-binding cassette domain-containing protein has protein sequence MNYLSVENISKSFGERTLFKDISFGINKDQKIAFIAKNGSGKTQIMRMINGDDEPDTGQIIIRKGIKMAFLSQNNNLQDELTIEESVFASDNEILHIIERYEKALENPEDEEKYQLAFDEMDRHNAWDFETQFKQILSKLKLDDLKLKVKSLSGGQKKRLSLAIILINRPDLLILDEPTNHLDLEMIEWLESYFAKENITLFMVTHDRFFLERVCNEIIELDNGKLYNYKGNYSYYLQKKEERIAMENSTIDKAQNLFVKELAWMRRQPKARTTKSKSRQDDFYKIKEVAESRRKENVVELEINMERMGSKIIELHKLYKKFKDKTILDNFSYDFQRGERIGIIGKNGTGKSTFLNILTKTMVPDAGKVVIGDTIKVGYYTQSGINPKPGQKVIDIIKEYGEFIPLTKGKIISASQLLERFLFDAKKQYDFVEKLSGGELKRLYLCTVLIQNPNFLILDEPTNDLDIVTLNVLESFLLDYPGCLLVVSHDRYFMDKIVDHLFIFRGEGQIEDFPGNYSDFRAYEDSAEPKGLSNVSTEKVNWKQNNPTTSGLNFNEQKEFNKIEREIKDLEYEKKQIENQFAEGKVADADITTKANELQAIITKLEEKEERWFELSSKME, from the coding sequence GTGAACTATCTTTCAGTAGAAAATATATCAAAATCGTTTGGCGAAAGAACCTTGTTTAAGGACATTTCATTCGGTATCAATAAAGACCAAAAAATTGCTTTCATTGCCAAAAACGGTTCGGGCAAAACCCAAATCATGCGCATGATTAATGGCGATGACGAACCCGATACCGGACAGATTATCATCAGAAAAGGAATTAAAATGGCGTTTCTTTCCCAAAACAATAATCTTCAGGACGAATTAACTATTGAGGAAAGTGTTTTTGCTTCGGACAATGAAATTTTGCATATCATTGAACGTTACGAAAAAGCTTTGGAAAATCCCGAAGATGAGGAAAAATACCAATTGGCTTTTGATGAAATGGACCGGCACAATGCCTGGGATTTTGAAACGCAGTTCAAACAGATTTTATCCAAACTGAAATTGGATGATTTAAAACTGAAAGTCAAATCGCTTTCGGGTGGGCAGAAAAAGCGTTTATCTTTGGCTATTATTTTGATTAATCGTCCGGATTTATTGATATTGGATGAGCCTACCAATCACCTCGATTTAGAGATGATTGAATGGTTGGAGAGCTATTTTGCCAAAGAAAACATCACCTTATTTATGGTTACGCATGACAGGTTCTTTTTGGAGCGTGTGTGTAATGAAATCATCGAGTTAGATAACGGAAAGCTATACAATTACAAAGGCAATTACTCCTATTATTTACAGAAAAAAGAAGAGCGTATTGCCATGGAAAACTCCACCATAGACAAAGCACAAAACTTATTTGTGAAAGAATTGGCTTGGATGCGTCGCCAACCTAAAGCGAGAACGACCAAATCGAAATCGCGTCAGGATGATTTTTACAAGATCAAAGAAGTAGCGGAAAGCCGAAGAAAAGAAAACGTGGTAGAGCTCGAAATCAATATGGAGCGCATGGGCAGTAAGATTATTGAGCTGCACAAATTATATAAAAAGTTCAAAGACAAAACCATACTCGACAACTTCAGTTATGATTTTCAACGCGGGGAACGCATTGGTATCATTGGTAAAAACGGAACCGGGAAATCGACTTTCCTAAACATACTTACCAAAACTATGGTACCCGATGCCGGGAAAGTGGTGATTGGCGACACTATAAAAGTGGGTTACTACACCCAAAGCGGCATCAATCCGAAACCTGGACAAAAAGTAATTGACATTATTAAAGAATACGGTGAATTCATTCCGCTAACAAAAGGCAAAATCATTTCGGCCTCGCAATTGCTGGAACGCTTTTTATTTGATGCCAAAAAGCAATACGACTTTGTGGAAAAACTAAGTGGTGGTGAGTTAAAGCGACTGTATTTATGTACCGTTTTAATTCAGAATCCCAACTTTTTAATCTTAGATGAGCCTACAAACGACTTGGATATTGTGACCTTAAATGTATTGGAAAGTTTCCTACTGGATTATCCGGGTTGTTTATTGGTGGTTTCGCACGACCGGTATTTTATGGATAAGATTGTAGACCACCTGTTTATTTTCAGAGGCGAAGGACAGATAGAAGATTTCCCCGGGAATTATTCAGACTTCAGAGCCTATGAAGATTCGGCGGAACCAAAAGGTTTATCAAATGTTTCGACCGAAAAAGTGAACTGGAAACAAAACAATCCAACTACTTCAGGCCTGAATTTTAACGAGCAAAAAGAGTTCAATAAAATCGAACGCGAAATCAAGGATTTGGAATACGAGAAAAAACAAATCGAAAACCAATTCGCGGAAGGAAAAGTGGCCGATGCCGACATCACAACCAAAGCCAACGAACTGCAAGCGATTATTACCAAGTTGGAAGAAAAAGAAGAACGCTGGTTTGAATTATCGTCAAAAATGGAGTAA
- a CDS encoding DUF2795 domain-containing protein — translation MYWTLELASYLSDAPWPATKDELIDYAIRTGAPLEVVENLQSIEDEGEIYESMEEIWPDYPTDEDYLWNEDEY, via the coding sequence ATGTATTGGACATTAGAATTAGCATCCTATTTAAGTGATGCCCCTTGGCCAGCTACCAAAGACGAACTTATCGACTATGCTATACGAACAGGAGCTCCACTTGAAGTAGTGGAAAATTTACAATCGATAGAAGACGAAGGCGAAATTTACGAGTCAATGGAAGAGATTTGGCCGGATTATCCAACTGACGAGGACTACCTTTGGAACGAGGATGAATATTAA
- a CDS encoding ABC transporter ATP-binding protein translates to MANPLIKISNLKRDFQLGSETIYVLKGIDLEINKGEYVALMGPSGSGKSTLMNLLGCLDTPTSGSYILNGKDVSQMHDDDLAEIRNKEIGFVFQTFNLLPRTTALDNVALPMIYAGYAKNERNERATEVLTQVNLADRMDHQPNQLSGGQRQRVAIARALVNKPSIILADEPTGNLDSKTSVEIMNLFNDIHKNGNTVILVTHEEDIAKYAHRIIRLRDGLIESDSPNPEHL, encoded by the coding sequence ATGGCAAACCCATTAATCAAAATAAGCAACCTGAAACGTGATTTCCAACTAGGGAGCGAAACCATCTACGTTTTAAAAGGCATCGATTTAGAAATCAATAAAGGCGAATATGTAGCACTGATGGGACCGTCAGGTTCAGGAAAATCTACCTTGATGAACCTTTTAGGCTGTTTGGACACACCCACTTCGGGAAGCTATATTTTGAACGGAAAAGACGTCAGCCAAATGCACGACGACGACTTAGCCGAAATCCGAAACAAAGAAATCGGATTCGTCTTCCAAACCTTCAATCTTTTGCCAAGAACCACAGCTTTAGACAACGTAGCTTTGCCCATGATTTACGCTGGTTACGCTAAAAACGAAAGAAACGAACGTGCCACCGAAGTACTGACTCAAGTAAATTTAGCCGACCGTATGGACCACCAGCCCAACCAACTTTCAGGAGGACAACGCCAACGTGTAGCCATTGCCAGAGCCTTGGTCAACAAACCTTCCATCATCCTGGCTGATGAACCCACCGGAAACCTCGACAGTAAAACTTCGGTCGAAATCATGAACCTGTTCAACGACATTCACAAAAACGGCAACACGGTAATTTTGGTAACCCACGAAGAAGACATCGCCAAATACGCCCACCGCATCATCCGTTTGCGCGACGGGTTGATTGAAAGTGACAGCCCCAATCCGGAACATCTTTAA
- the secA gene encoding preprotein translocase subunit SecA, with amino-acid sequence MSFINSIIKAFVGDKSQKDVKATQPYITKIKALEPVLATLSHDELRAKTAEFKEKIKQARAKQDAEINAKKAEAENTADIDQREDIYNAIDALEKEAYEISEKVLLEILPEAFAVVKETARRFKENTSITVSATPKDRELSATKTYITLDGDQAHWANSWNAAGKEITWDMIHYDVQLIGGIVLHEGKIAEMQTGEGKTLVATLPLYLNALTGNGVHLVTVNDYLAKRDSTWKAPLFEFHGITVDCIDNHSPNSDARRKAYEADITYGTNNEFGFDYLRDNMAHSPEDLVQRKHNYAIVDEVDSVLIDDARTPLIISGPVPDGDRHEFNELKPKIENLYNLQRQLANGFLTEAKRLFKEGNNKEAGFQLLRAYRALPKNKALIKFLSEEGVKQLLQKTENEYMADNNRKMPEVDEALYFVIEEKNNQVELSDSGIKFLSQDTDETFFVLPDIGTEIANIEKQNLEKDKEAEAKERLFQDFGIKSERIHTLTQLLKAYTLFEKDVEYVIMDNKILIVDEQTGRIMDGRRYSDGLHQAIEAKEQVTIEAATQTFATITLQNYFRMYSKLAGMTGTAVTEAGELWEIYKLDVVEIPTNKGISRHDKEDLIYRSVREKFNAVIEDVTQLSASGRPVLIGTTSVEISELLSRMLKIRGVAHNVLNAKMHKKEADIVAEAGKPGVVTIATNMAGRGTDIKLTPEVKAAGGLAIIGTERHDSRRVDRQLRGRAGRQGDPGSSQFYVSLEDNLMRLFGSERVAKIMDRMGLKEGEVIQHSMMTKSIERAQKKVEENNFGTRKRLLEYDDVMNAQREVVYKRRRHALHGERLKLDIANMMYDTCELIVGENKAKNDFKNFEFELIRYFSITSPIAAGDFEKLSEMEITGRIYKAALAYYTEKTERSAREAFPIIADVYQKEGNKFERIIVPFSDGIKTLNVVTDLKKAFDSNGAQLVADFEKNITLAIVDEAWKKHLRKMDELKQSVQLAVHEQKDPLLIYKLEAFKLFRNMLDGVNKEVISFLFKGDLPQQNQNIQEARQVREKQNYTESKDEIQSSESANREAGQTQQRPQVTETIVRDQPKINRNDNVTIKHVMSGKTETMKYKKAEGMMASGEWVIVHD; translated from the coding sequence ATGAGTTTCATTAATAGCATTATCAAAGCTTTTGTAGGCGACAAATCGCAAAAAGATGTCAAAGCTACACAACCTTATATCACCAAAATAAAAGCTTTAGAGCCTGTATTAGCGACCCTTTCTCACGACGAGTTGCGTGCGAAGACGGCGGAATTCAAAGAAAAAATCAAACAAGCCCGCGCTAAACAAGACGCTGAAATAAATGCCAAAAAAGCTGAAGCCGAAAACACCGCCGATATCGACCAACGTGAAGATATCTACAACGCCATTGACGCTTTAGAAAAAGAAGCTTACGAAATTTCAGAAAAGGTTTTATTGGAAATTCTTCCGGAAGCTTTTGCTGTAGTTAAGGAAACGGCCCGTCGTTTCAAAGAAAACACGTCTATTACGGTTTCGGCTACACCAAAAGACCGAGAGCTTTCGGCCACGAAAACCTACATCACCCTAGATGGTGACCAAGCCCATTGGGCCAACTCCTGGAATGCGGCCGGTAAAGAAATTACCTGGGACATGATTCACTACGACGTACAGTTGATTGGTGGTATCGTATTACACGAAGGTAAAATTGCCGAGATGCAAACCGGAGAAGGTAAAACATTGGTAGCTACGCTTCCGCTTTACTTAAACGCTTTGACCGGAAACGGTGTTCACTTGGTAACCGTGAATGACTACTTAGCGAAACGTGACAGTACTTGGAAAGCACCTTTATTTGAGTTCCACGGAATAACTGTTGACTGTATTGACAACCACTCGCCAAACTCTGACGCTCGTAGAAAAGCTTACGAAGCCGACATCACTTACGGAACGAATAACGAATTCGGTTTTGATTACCTGCGTGATAACATGGCCCATTCGCCGGAAGATTTGGTACAAAGAAAACACAATTACGCGATTGTCGATGAGGTGGATTCGGTGTTAATTGATGATGCTCGTACGCCTTTGATTATCTCCGGTCCGGTGCCTGATGGTGACCGCCACGAGTTCAACGAATTGAAACCGAAAATTGAAAACCTTTATAATTTACAACGTCAATTGGCTAACGGATTCTTAACCGAAGCCAAACGTTTGTTCAAAGAAGGCAATAACAAAGAAGCTGGTTTCCAATTATTGAGAGCCTACAGAGCCTTACCTAAAAACAAAGCGCTTATCAAATTCTTAAGTGAAGAAGGCGTAAAACAACTATTGCAAAAGACCGAAAACGAATACATGGCCGACAACAACCGCAAAATGCCGGAAGTAGACGAAGCCCTTTACTTTGTAATCGAGGAGAAAAATAACCAAGTGGAGTTGTCTGATAGCGGAATCAAATTCCTTTCGCAAGATACTGATGAAACTTTCTTTGTATTACCGGACATCGGAACGGAGATTGCCAACATCGAAAAACAAAACTTAGAAAAAGACAAAGAAGCCGAAGCCAAAGAACGATTATTCCAAGACTTCGGAATCAAATCAGAACGAATTCATACGCTTACCCAGCTGTTGAAAGCTTACACCTTGTTTGAAAAAGACGTAGAATACGTTATCATGGACAACAAGATTCTGATTGTAGACGAACAAACCGGTCGTATTATGGACGGTCGTCGTTATTCTGATGGTTTGCACCAGGCGATTGAAGCCAAAGAGCAAGTAACCATTGAAGCCGCTACGCAAACATTTGCTACCATTACATTACAGAACTATTTCCGTATGTACAGCAAATTGGCCGGTATGACCGGAACTGCCGTTACCGAAGCCGGTGAGCTTTGGGAAATCTACAAATTAGATGTAGTTGAAATCCCTACCAACAAAGGCATCTCTCGTCATGACAAAGAAGATTTGATTTACCGCTCGGTACGTGAGAAATTTAATGCGGTGATTGAAGATGTAACGCAATTATCCGCCTCAGGAAGACCGGTACTTATCGGAACAACATCGGTAGAGATTTCAGAATTGTTAAGCCGAATGCTGAAAATTCGCGGGGTAGCTCACAATGTATTGAATGCCAAAATGCACAAAAAAGAAGCCGATATCGTTGCCGAAGCCGGAAAACCGGGGGTAGTAACTATCGCAACCAATATGGCCGGTCGTGGAACCGACATCAAATTAACACCGGAAGTTAAAGCCGCCGGAGGTTTAGCCATCATCGGTACAGAACGTCACGATTCGCGTCGTGTAGACCGCCAGTTGCGTGGTCGTGCCGGTCGTCAGGGAGATCCGGGAAGTTCCCAGTTCTATGTGTCTTTGGAAGATAACCTGATGCGTTTATTCGGTTCTGAAAGAGTAGCCAAAATCATGGACCGTATGGGCTTGAAAGAAGGCGAAGTAATTCAGCACTCTATGATGACCAAGTCGATTGAGCGCGCTCAGAAAAAAGTAGAAGAGAACAACTTTGGTACCCGTAAACGTTTGTTAGAATACGATGACGTTATGAATGCCCAAAGAGAAGTAGTTTACAAACGCCGTCGTCATGCGTTGCACGGAGAACGTTTGAAACTGGATATTGCCAATATGATGTATGACACTTGCGAATTAATCGTAGGCGAAAACAAAGCGAAAAATGATTTCAAAAACTTTGAATTCGAATTGATTCGTTACTTCTCTATCACTTCTCCTATTGCCGCCGGTGACTTTGAGAAATTATCCGAAATGGAAATTACGGGTAGAATATACAAAGCAGCCTTGGCTTATTATACCGAGAAAACTGAAAGAAGTGCCCGCGAAGCCTTCCCTATCATAGCCGATGTATACCAAAAAGAAGGCAACAAATTTGAACGCATCATCGTGCCGTTTTCGGATGGTATCAAAACCTTGAATGTGGTAACCGATTTGAAAAAAGCATTCGATAGTAACGGTGCTCAATTGGTCGCCGACTTTGAAAAAAACATCACCTTGGCCATAGTGGATGAAGCTTGGAAAAAGCACTTACGCAAAATGGATGAATTGAAACAATCGGTACAGTTGGCGGTACACGAACAAAAAGACCCGTTACTTATCTATAAATTAGAAGCATTCAAATTGTTCCGCAACATGTTGGACGGCGTGAATAAAGAAGTAATCTCGTTCTTGTTCAAAGGCGACTTACCGCAACAAAACCAAAACATACAGGAAGCACGACAAGTACGTGAAAAACAAAATTACACCGAAAGTAAAGACGAAATCCAAAGCAGTGAAAGTGCGAATCGTGAAGCAGGACAAACGCAACAACGACCACAAGTAACTGAAACCATCGTTCGCGATCAACCTAAAATCAACCGTAATGATAACGTGACCATTAAACACGTAATGAGCGGCAAAACCGAAACCATGAAATACAAAAAAGCGGAAGGTATGATGGCCTCGGGTGAGTGGGTTATCGTTCACGACTAA
- a CDS encoding cob(I)yrinic acid a,c-diamide adenosyltransferase, with amino-acid sequence MKVYTKTGDTGTTALFGGTRVPKHHIRIESYGTVDELNSHIGLIRDQDINVLYKNVLIEVQDRLFTVGAILATPPEKEILKNGQPRLNINRISEEDIVFLENEIDLMETALPPMTNFVLPGGHTTVSYCHIARCVCRRAERLAVHLHEIEPTDEQVIKYLNRLSDYLFVLARKLSLDLHAEEVKWIPRK; translated from the coding sequence ATGAAAGTCTATACCAAAACCGGCGACACCGGTACCACCGCACTCTTTGGCGGCACCCGTGTCCCAAAACACCATATTCGCATCGAAAGCTACGGCACCGTTGACGAACTCAATTCCCATATCGGTTTAATCCGAGACCAAGACATCAATGTTTTGTACAAAAACGTTTTGATTGAGGTTCAAGACCGCTTATTCACCGTGGGCGCCATCCTAGCCACACCACCCGAAAAGGAAATACTAAAAAATGGCCAACCCCGTTTAAACATCAACCGCATTTCCGAAGAAGATATCGTTTTTCTAGAAAACGAAATCGACCTCATGGAAACCGCTTTACCTCCCATGACAAACTTTGTCTTGCCGGGCGGTCATACTACCGTGTCATATTGTCACATTGCCCGCTGTGTCTGCCGTAGAGCCGAGCGTTTAGCGGTACATTTACACGAAATAGAACCCACCGACGAACAAGTTATTAAGTACCTGAACCGACTTTCTGACTACCTTTTTGTCTTGGCACGGAAGTTGTCCCTTGACCTGCACGCGGAAGAAGTAAAATGGATTCCGAGAAAGTAA
- a CDS encoding O-methyltransferase, translated as MFHIVKSYLNFLWHSKNEHGVHSPFVFSLVTKCFYDKKEYAEYALLKNYRNTLLQNKNTIEVTDFGAGSRVFKSNTRAINQIAKNAGISKKRAELLFRITNYFKPENILEIGTSLGLATSALSLGNPKAKIITLEGCQNTSAIAQKQFENLTLKAEFIVAEFSTYLKPFDFRLSTFDLIYFDGNHSKQATLDYFELLLPTITNETVWIFDDIHWSKDMEEAWKTIKNHPKVTVTIDTFQWGLVFFRKEQPKEHFVIRI; from the coding sequence ATGTTTCATATCGTAAAATCATATCTCAATTTCCTTTGGCACTCTAAAAACGAACATGGGGTACATTCCCCTTTTGTTTTTTCGTTAGTAACCAAATGTTTTTATGATAAGAAAGAGTATGCCGAATACGCGCTTTTAAAAAACTACCGAAACACTCTTTTACAAAACAAAAATACGATTGAAGTCACCGACTTCGGAGCAGGTTCACGCGTTTTCAAAAGCAACACCAGAGCCATCAATCAAATTGCCAAGAACGCCGGAATTTCAAAGAAAAGAGCCGAATTATTATTCCGTATCACGAATTATTTCAAGCCTGAGAATATTTTAGAAATCGGAACTTCTTTAGGATTGGCAACTTCAGCACTTTCATTGGGAAATCCGAAAGCTAAAATCATCACCCTTGAAGGTTGCCAAAACACATCCGCAATAGCTCAAAAACAATTTGAAAATTTGACCCTAAAGGCTGAATTTATTGTTGCTGAATTTTCAACTTACCTCAAACCTTTTGACTTTCGACTTTCGACTTTCGACTTAATTTACTTTGACGGCAACCATTCTAAACAAGCCACGTTAGACTATTTTGAATTATTACTACCAACCATTACCAACGAAACCGTCTGGATTTTTGACGACATACATTGGTCAAAAGACATGGAAGAAGCTTGGAAAACCATAAAGAATCATCCGAAAGTAACAGTAACAATTGATACGTTTCAATGGGGATTGGTATTCTTCAGAAAAGAACAACCGAAAGAGCATTTTGTGATAAGAATATAA